The Alphaproteobacteria bacterium genome has a window encoding:
- a CDS encoding Kdo hydroxylase family protein encodes MSVIETIDIERWSGPYAAGVEQRAVDALERGKVLFFPHLRFSVEDGERPLFSAAVSNGKAKNVSYDPLTGSVQGTVLEGIERDRLRAMMERFGRTSTAFMAALFPSYGPALERARTSFRPVEVLGRHYSQKKDDRLLHVDAFPSRPTRGQRILRLFSNVDPDGNSRVWQVGESFEDFARKFLPKAKPPILIQPWLLAAVGITSGRRSKYDHLMLELHDRGKLDAEYQRAAPREDIAFPAGSTWLCYTDQVLHAALGGQFAFEQTFHVDIRAMADPARSPLKVLERMTGQALV; translated from the coding sequence GTGAGCGTCATCGAGACAATCGACATCGAACGTTGGTCCGGCCCTTATGCGGCCGGGGTCGAGCAGCGTGCGGTCGATGCCCTTGAGCGCGGAAAAGTTCTCTTCTTCCCGCACCTCCGATTCTCGGTCGAGGACGGCGAGCGTCCGCTATTTTCGGCGGCGGTGTCGAACGGCAAGGCCAAGAATGTGAGCTACGACCCGCTTACCGGGTCCGTGCAAGGAACAGTTTTGGAAGGCATCGAGCGCGACCGGTTGCGCGCGATGATGGAGCGATTCGGTCGAACCTCGACCGCATTCATGGCCGCACTTTTCCCGAGCTATGGCCCGGCACTCGAGCGGGCGCGCACGAGCTTCCGCCCCGTCGAGGTGTTGGGCCGGCACTACTCGCAGAAAAAGGACGACCGGCTCCTCCACGTCGACGCTTTTCCCTCCCGCCCGACGCGAGGCCAACGCATCCTCCGCCTCTTCAGCAACGTCGATCCAGACGGGAACAGCCGCGTTTGGCAAGTGGGCGAGTCGTTCGAGGATTTCGCGCGGAAATTTCTCCCGAAGGCGAAGCCGCCGATCTTGATTCAGCCATGGCTGCTTGCGGCCGTCGGCATAACGAGCGGTCGGCGCAGCAAATACGACCATCTGATGCTCGAACTTCACGACCGGGGAAAACTCGACGCGGAATACCAGCGGGCGGCACCGCGGGAGGACATTGCGTTTCCGGCGGGCTCGACCTGGCTCTGTTACACCGATCAGGTCCTGCATGCGGCTCTCGGCGGGCAGTTCGCTTTCGAGCAGACCTTTCACGTCGACATCCGCGCCATGGCCGATCCCGCGCGTTCGCCGCTCAAAGTGCTCGAGCGCATGACGGGACAGGCACTCGTCTAA
- a CDS encoding RraA family protein: MTRQLTADQLAFLGRFDTPTVCNGLEIVIPARQAIGFTTEHLHPANPSLPPMVGYARTATIRAVEPSARDANAMREQRLAYYAYIEAGPRPSIVVIQDIDPRPGFGAFWGEVQTAVHKGLGALGGVTNGSIRDIDQIAPGFQLLAGKIGPSHAHVHLVEVGGAVNIYGMTVRHGDIVHADRHGAVVVPFDAVEKLPAAIDMVARREKVILDAARAPGFTFEKLKAAMKGAADIH, translated from the coding sequence ATGACACGACAATTAACCGCGGACCAGCTCGCGTTTCTCGGCCGTTTCGACACGCCCACCGTCTGCAACGGGCTTGAAATTGTGATACCGGCGCGTCAGGCGATCGGGTTCACGACCGAGCATCTGCATCCTGCCAACCCGAGCTTGCCGCCAATGGTGGGCTATGCGCGGACCGCGACGATTCGGGCAGTCGAGCCGTCGGCCCGCGATGCCAATGCGATGCGCGAGCAACGCCTCGCCTATTACGCCTATATCGAGGCGGGGCCTCGACCCTCGATCGTCGTGATCCAGGACATCGATCCGCGCCCGGGTTTTGGCGCTTTTTGGGGCGAGGTGCAAACTGCGGTGCATAAGGGGCTTGGCGCTCTCGGCGGCGTAACGAACGGCTCGATCCGCGACATCGATCAGATAGCACCAGGCTTTCAACTTCTTGCCGGGAAGATCGGGCCAAGCCATGCTCATGTCCATCTCGTCGAAGTCGGCGGCGCGGTGAACATCTACGGCATGACTGTGCGCCATGGGGATATCGTCCACGCAGATCGTCACGGTGCGGTGGTCGTTCCCTTCGATGCGGTCGAAAAACTGCCGGCGGCGATCGACATGGTTGCACGGCGCGAAAAGGTCATCCTCGACGCGGCGCGCGCACCCGGCTTTACGTTCGAAAAACTCAAGGCGGCGATGAAAGGGGCCGCGGACATCCATTGA
- a CDS encoding acyl-CoA dehydrogenase family protein: protein MDLTLTEEQRLLAESVARFFAKEYSFEKRRKIAASEDGFSRDIWAQFAELGWLGIGTSESVGGLGGGDVEISILMEGIGRHIVVEPFFPTVVLGAGLLRRGGAKMAGHLPALVEGKLQLALAHSEPKARFELAHVETRAARDGGIFALSGRKAVALNAQHADYIVVSARTGGAITDENGITIFLVPKDARGMGLMPYRTVDGLQAAEVTLDKVPVEAGGILGELDGGLALLAHARDEALVGLSAEAVGAMEALVDVTRDYLKTRKQFGVPIGSFQVLQHRLVDMYMAQELARSTVAVAARALADHDRHYRAQAAAAAKVQAGRGGRLVGQEAVQLHGGMGMTDELAVGHYFKRLAAIDVQFGNADHHERRFAELSATV, encoded by the coding sequence ATGGACCTGACGCTGACCGAGGAACAACGGCTGCTGGCTGAAAGCGTCGCGCGCTTTTTCGCAAAGGAATATTCGTTCGAGAAGCGTCGGAAGATCGCGGCGAGCGAAGATGGCTTCAGCCGGGACATATGGGCGCAATTCGCGGAGCTCGGCTGGCTCGGTATCGGCACGTCCGAATCCGTTGGGGGACTTGGCGGCGGCGATGTCGAGATCTCGATCCTCATGGAGGGCATCGGCAGGCATATCGTCGTGGAGCCCTTCTTTCCCACCGTCGTCCTCGGTGCCGGCCTCCTGCGCCGCGGCGGCGCCAAGATGGCGGGGCATCTCCCCGCCCTCGTCGAGGGCAAGCTGCAACTCGCCCTCGCCCACTCGGAGCCAAAAGCGCGTTTCGAGCTTGCCCACGTCGAAACTCGTGCGGCGCGGGACGGCGGTATTTTTGCGCTTTCGGGACGAAAAGCCGTCGCACTGAACGCCCAGCATGCCGATTACATCGTCGTCTCCGCGCGTACCGGAGGTGCGATAACCGACGAAAACGGCATTACGATTTTTCTGGTGCCGAAGGATGCGCGAGGTATGGGTTTGATGCCCTATCGCACGGTCGACGGGCTTCAGGCCGCAGAAGTGACGCTCGACAAGGTCCCGGTCGAGGCGGGTGGGATCTTGGGCGAGCTCGACGGCGGATTGGCACTCCTCGCGCACGCGCGCGACGAAGCGCTCGTGGGCCTCTCGGCGGAAGCGGTCGGCGCTATGGAAGCCCTCGTCGACGTGACGAGGGACTATCTCAAGACCCGCAAGCAGTTCGGTGTCCCGATTGGAAGCTTCCAGGTGCTGCAGCATCGTCTCGTCGACATGTACATGGCGCAGGAACTTGCCCGCTCCACCGTTGCCGTTGCCGCACGAGCGCTCGCGGACCACGATCGGCACTACCGCGCTCAAGCAGCGGCCGCGGCAAAGGTGCAAGCCGGGCGCGGCGGGCGACTCGTGGGACAGGAAGCCGTTCAACTCCACGGCGGCATGGGCATGACCGACGAGCTTGCGGTTGGCCATTACTTCAAGCGTCTTGCGGCAATCGACGTTCAGTTCGGCAACGCCGACCACCATGAACGGCGCTTCGCCGAGCTTTCCGCCACCGTGTGA